Proteins co-encoded in one Ictalurus furcatus strain D&B chromosome 9, Billie_1.0, whole genome shotgun sequence genomic window:
- the dact1 gene encoding dapper homolog 1 → MCHECCSLSSVMRQTTAALAELFISRDCSGMRDRKDYESRSRERGDAELERLRARDRMEATLAGLAELDYLRQRQELLVHNALSNQDTISTSGEEDGQLCSAVEDNYLNNEEKLLEENILLLRKQLNCLRRRDAGLISQLQELDRQISDLRLDTETLNEHLETDSRPSSGFYELSDGTSGSLSNSSNSVFSECLSSCRSTSCLCAPLDTSLCASEGRPKSSDELNVCAECEEQCEDSCSGTVRRSLSVPYSPSPDGNCDGMSKFHCDLIAKNGSDVYRYPSPLHAVAVQSPIFFQSMVSHLKEDSGLSKSGETHDSGQKPEQGILSQVQAPLSKRLDSYIFGLLQRRAQPIRTNKLRTSINTDPSKSVLRQGSLCVRPAATGQIQPRTPEVSPNWQTCLQAATAPCTDPSTVSPQRQWPVESKGEHLENNGASCSQNQPPNGFIIKNDVNTNSLLKNKGPGANKGQPLSVVAKECQDLGSPNAVSSPKLKKHSYYPAVEDSKSAQMVKAGTPKRSPNVQASVACNAKVEQPLPEVLSLGSSSQSQDEGGQMVSAEYIPAQEQSVKLRKGGSKNVKIVKVKNGSSVKHRTHSNELVSEAGRDRHRTGSRRSRPTEDMAVSYKASKRASCKVKRIPASIPEGRILEKHTTSTGRSTSQRHHGHHRHHEAVLAKPKYKRNDYHRRLRGIPEVPYEEAFRRVHRRQKREMLGHMSGMYLPSNMHITSPYAYVGSDSEYSAECASLFHSTIVDTSEDERSNYTTNCFGDSESSASEADFVAESTTSTDSEGSSGVNWPQYNQASHEMTSAQAKAFVKIKASHNLKKRILRFRSGSLKLMTTV, encoded by the exons ATGTGTCATGAATGTTGTAGCTTAAGTAGTGTGATGAGGCAGACCACGGCTGCGCTTGCTGAGCTGTTTATTTCCCGGGACTGCTCCGGGATGCGGGACAGGAAGGATTATGAGAGCCGCTCCAGAGAGCGAGGAGACGCGGAACTGGAGCGCCTTAGAGCCCGAGACAGGATGGAAGCCACACTGGCTGGTCTGGCAGAACTGGACTatctgagacagagacaggagcTGCTGGTCCATAACGCCCTGAGTAATCAGGATACTATCAGCACAAGTGGGGAAGAAGATGGTCAGCTGTGCTCCGCGGTAGAGGACAACTACCTAAACAACGAGGAGAAACTGTTGGAAGAGAACATTTTGCTGTTGAGAAAGCAGCTG AACTGCCTGCGGAGGCGAGATGCTGGTTTGATTAGTCAGCTCCAGGAGTTGGACAGACAGATCAGTGACCTACGACTGGACACAGAGACCTTAAATGAGCATCTGGAGACTGATAGCCGGCCCAGTTCAG GTTTTTACGAGTTAAGTGATGGTACTTCGGGCTCCCTCTCTAATTCCTCCAACTCTGTCTTCAGTGAGTGTTTATCCAGCTGTCGTTCCACATCTTGCCTGTGTGCCCCCCTTGACACCTCGCTCTGTGCCTCTGAAGGAAGACCCAAGTCTTCAG ATGAGCTCAATGTCTGTGCTGAGTGTGAAGAGCAGTGTGAGGACTCGTGTTCTGGTACAGTTCGCAGGTCACTGTCCGTTCCATACTCTCCTTCTCCAGATGGGAACTGTGACGGGATGTCCAAGTTCCACTGTGACCTTATAGCCAAAAATGGAAGTGATGTATATCGCTACCCTAGCCCTCTCCATGCTGTGGCTGTTCAGAGCCCCATCTTTTTCCAATCTATGGTCAGCCACCTGAAGGAAGACTCTGGTCTGTCCAAGTCTGGAGAAACCCATGACAGTGGTCAAAAACCAGAGCAAGGCATTTTATCCCAAGTTCAAGCTCCCCTCAGCAAAAGACTGGACAGTTATATCTTTGGACTGCTTCAGAGGAGAGCACAGCCAATAAGGACCAATAAACTTCGAACAAGCATAAACACAGACCCCTCCAAGAGTGTCTTACGGCAGGGCAGCCTTTGTGTTAGGCCTGCTGCTACTGGACAGATCCAGCCAAGGACTCCAGAAGTCTCACCAAATTGGCAGACTTGTTTGCAAGCAGCAACAGCTCCTTGCACTGACCCCAGCACAGTGTCACCTCAAAGACAGTGGCCTGTTGAGTCCAAGGGAGAACATTTAGAGAATAACGGAGCCTCCTGTTCTCAGAATCAACCCCCAAATGGATTCATAATCAAAAATGATGTTAACACTAATAGCCTATTAAAGAACAAAGGCCCTGGGGCTAATAAAGGCCAACCGTTAAGTGTTGTTGCTAAGGAATGCCAGGACTTGGGTAGCCCTAACGCAGTGTCTTCCCCAAAACTCAAGAAGCATTCTTATTACCCTGCTGTGGAGGACAGTAAATCAGCACAAATGGTGAAAGCAGGAACTCCTAAGAGAAGTCCTAATGTACAGGCTTCAGTGGCCTGCAATGCTAAAGTAGAGCAGCCTCTGCCAGAGGTGCTCAGCCTCGGCTCCTCCTCTCAAAGTCAGGATGAGGGGGGTCAGATGGTGAGTGCAGAGTACATCCCTGCCCAAGAGCAAAGTGTAAAACTTCGCAAAGGTGGTAGCAAGAACGTGAAAATTGTCAAGGTGAAGAACGGTAGCAGCGTGAAACATAGGACCCATTCCAACGAGCTTGTATCAGAAGCAGGCCGTGACAGGCATCGCACAGGATCCAGGCGATCCAGACCGACGGAAGACATGGCTGTTTCATATAAAGCCTCCAAGAGGGCATCTTGTAAAGTCAAAAGGATCCCAGCATCAATCCCTGAGGGGCGAATCCTTGAAAAACACACTACCTCCACAGGCAGGTCAACTTCCCAAAGACACCATGGCCACCACAGACATCATGAGGCTGTGCTGGCTAAACCCAAATACAAACGCAATGACTACCATCGTAGGCTGCGTGGCATCCCAGAGGTGCCTTATGAGGAGGCTTTCAGGAGGGTTCACCGCAGGCAAAAGAGGGAGATGCTAGGCCACATGTCAGGAATGTATCTCCCTTCCAACATGCACATCACCAGCCCTTATGCCTATGTGGGAAGTGACTCGGAGTACTCTGCTGAATGtgcttctctctttcattccaCCATCGTGGACACAAGTGAAGACGAGCGCAGTAACTACACCACCAACTGTTTTGGGGACAGTGAGTCGAGTGCTAGTGAGGCAGACTTTGTGGCAGAAAGCACTACTAGCACTGATTCTGAAGGCAGCAGTGGAGTCAACTGGCCTCAGTATAATCAAGCATCCCATGAAATGACTTCAGCACAGGCCAAAGCCTTCGTCAAAATCAAAGCCTCCCACAATTTAAAGAAGAGAATCCTGCGCTTCCGATCAGGCTCTCTAAAACTTATGACCACAGTGTGA